The following proteins are encoded in a genomic region of Eulemur rufifrons isolate Redbay chromosome 18, OSU_ERuf_1, whole genome shotgun sequence:
- the GUCY1A1 gene encoding guanylate cyclase soluble subunit alpha-1, with amino-acid sequence MFCTKLKDLKITGECPFSLLAPGQVPKESAEEVAGSSENCKASPPICQDIPEKNVQESLPQRKTSRSRVYLHTLAESICKLIFPEFERLNLALQRTLAKHKIKESRKSLEREDFEKIIADQAIAAGVPVEIIKESLGEELFRICYEEDEHILGVVGGTLKDFLNSFSTLLKQSSHCQEAGKRGRLEDASILCLDKDQDFLNVYYFFPKRTTSLILPGIIKAAARVLYETEVKVSLMPPCFHNDCGEFVNQPYLLYSVHVKSTKPSLSPSKPQSSLVIPASLFCKTFPFHFMFDKDMTILQFGNGIRRLMSRRDFQGKPNFEEYFEILTPKINQTFSGIMTMLNMQFVVRVRRWDNSVKKSSRVMDLKGQMIYIVESSAILFLGSPCVDRLEDFTGRGLYLSDIPIHNALRDVVLIGEQARAQDGLKKRLGKLKATLEQAHQALEEEKKKTVDLLCSIFPCEVAQQLWQGQVVQAKKFSNVTMLFSDIVGFTAICSQCSPLQVITMLNALYTRFDQQCGELDVYKVETIGDAYCVAGGLHKESDTHAVQIALMALKMMELSDEVMSPHGEPIKMRIGLHSGSVFAGVVGVKMPRYCLFGNNVTLANKFESCSVPRKINVSPTTYRLLKDCPGFVFTPRSREELPPNFPSEIPGICHFLDAYQQGTNSKPWFQKRDVEDGNANFLGKASGID; translated from the exons ATGTTCTGCACCAAGCTCAAGGATCTCAAGATCACAGGGGAGTGTCCTTTCTCCTTACTGGCACCAGGTCAGGTTCCTAAAGAGTCAGCAGAGGAGGTagcaggaagctcagagaactgCAAAGCAAGTCCACCCATCTGTCAAGACATTCCTGAGAAGAATGTGCAAGAAAGTCTTCCTCAAAGAAAGACCAGTCGGAGCCGAGTCTATCTTCACACATTGGCAGAGAGTATTTGCAAACTGATTTTCCCAGAG tTTGAACGACTGAACCTCGCACTTCAGAGAACGTTggcaaagcataaaataaaagaaagcag GAAATCTTTGGAAAGAGaagactttgaaaaaataattgcagACCAAGCAATTGCAGCAG GAGTTCCAGTGGAGATCATCAAAGAGTCTCTCGGTGAAGAGCTTTTTAGAATATGTTATGAGGAAGATGAGCACATCCTCGGCGTGGTTGGAGGCAcccttaaagattttttaaatagcttcaGCACCCTTCTGAAACAGAGCAGCCATTGCCAAGAAGCGGGAAAGAGGGGCAGGCTTGAGGACGCCTCCATTCTGTGCCTGGATAAAGATCAGGATTTCCtaaatgtgtattatttcttCCCTAAGAGAACCACCTCCCTGATTCTTCCCGGCATCATTAAGGCAGCTGCTCGCGTATTGTACGAAACAGAAGTAAAAGTGTCGTTAATGCCTCCCTGCTTCCACAATGATTGCGGCGAGTTTGTTAATCAGCCCTATTTGTTATACTCTGTTCACGTGAAAAGCACCAAACCATCCCTGTCCCCCAGCAAGCCCCAGTCCTCCCTGGTGATCCCTGCGTCTCTCTTCTGTAAGACATTTCCATTCCATTTCATGTTCGACAAAGACATGACGATTCTGCAGTTTGGCAATGGCATTAGAAGACTGATGAGCAGAAGAGACTTTCAGGGAAAGCCTAATTTTGAAGAATACTTTGAAATTCTGACTCCAAAAATCAACCAGACCTTTAGCGGGATCATGACCATGTTGAATATGCAATTTGTTGTGCGTGTGAGGAGATGGGACAACTCTGTGAAGAAATCTTCGAGG GTCATGGACCTCAAAGGCCAAATGATCTACATTGTGGAATCCAGTGCGATCTTGTTCTTGGGCTCACCCTGTGTAGACAGATTAGAAGATTTTACAGGACGAGGGCTCTACCTGTCAGACATCCCAATTCACAACGCACTGAGGGACGTGGTCTTGATAGGGGAACAAGCTCGAGCTCAAGATGGTCTGAAAAAGAGGCTGGGGAAGCTGAAGGCCACCCTGGAGCAAGCCCACCAAGccctggaggaggagaagaaaaagacagTAGATCTCCTGTGCTCTATATTTCCCTGCGAGGTCGCTCAGCAGCTGTGGCAAGGGCAAGTTGTGCAAGCCAAGAAGTTCAGTAATGTCACCATGCTCTTCTCAGACATTGTCGGGTTCACTGCCATCTGCTCCCAGTGCTCACCGCTGCAGGTCATCACCATGCTCAATGCGCTCTACACTCGCTTTGACCAGCAGTGCGGAGAGCTGGATGTCTACAAG GTGGAGACCATTGGCGATGCATATTGCGTAGCTGGGGGATTACACAAAGAGAGTGACACCCATGCTGTTCAGATAGCGCTGATGGCCCTGAAGATGATGGAGCTCTCTGATGAAGTCATGTCTCCCCATGGAGAACCTATCAAG aTGCGAATTGGACTGCATTCTGGATCAGTTTTTGCTGGAGTTGTTGGAGTTAAAATGCCACGTTACTGTCTTTTCGGAAACAATGTCACTCTGGCTAACAAGTTTGAGTCCTGCAGTGTACCACGGAAAATCAATGTCAGTCCAACGACTTACAG aTTACTCAAAGACTGTCCTGGCTTTGTGTTTACTCCTCGATCAAGGGAAGAACTTCCACCAAACTTCCCCAGTGAAATTCCTGGAATCTGTCATTTTCTAGATGCTTATCAACAAGGAACAAATTCAAAACCATGGTTCCAAAAAAGAGATGTTGAAGATGGCAATGCCAATTTTTTAGGCAAAGCATCAGGAATAGATTAG